Proteins encoded together in one Helicobacter pylori window:
- a CDS encoding DUF115 domain-containing protein, with protein sequence MMDIYQKNLQALFKKDPLLFAKLKAIKENKKYEVFLGNDSANFNLLDKETNTPLFEKSPLDSSLELYKNSEIYMLYPYLYYFGLGNGVFYRLLLGNENLKRLVVIEPEIEIIFIVLNLLDFSTEILENRLILLHASFCNYNMIASLFDMDKKSRLYARMYDLKLFNAYYERYSSQMIEINQHFTRALEHGAISVGNDAKDALIGIKQHAANLPEVIKSPSLVDFVNALKNRDTAIIVSTGPSLNKQLPLLKEIAPYATLFCIDASFPILAKAGIKPDIVLSLERVDLTAKFYEETPLDFQEGVIFALTSIVHKRLIQAIKKGVKQFSFRPFGYTNLFDLHQYGYVGIGMSAANMAYELVVHSRFKRCVFIGQDLSFSQSGNSHASGAIYGDREIKPKKDKDKIFIEKYGGNGEVETTLVWKLFLEFFEKDIFNTPYKLEVINATEGGARIKGTKEMPFKEVCEKIDKSKPKPPINLIYPTQSEQDKNLKIAKQKCEEIIKYANEKKTQVEEAFLKVAEFLEKVEKLHEEKKLEELDFEELENLSAEIDNVKELFDDKRFSSYFMDAIQSYIFHQELHIAEIVCKKTSNEDGLRAKQLEYIYAHKYWLFSLAGGMDCVIEAIKMALKEW encoded by the coding sequence ATGATGGATATTTATCAAAAAAACCTACAAGCTCTTTTCAAAAAAGACCCTCTCTTATTCGCAAAGCTCAAAGCCATTAAAGAAAACAAAAAATACGAAGTGTTTTTAGGGAATGATAGCGCGAATTTCAACCTCTTAGATAAAGAAACAAACACGCCCTTATTTGAAAAAAGCCCGCTAGATTCAAGCTTAGAGCTATACAAAAATAGCGAAATTTACATGCTTTATCCTTATTTGTATTATTTTGGCTTGGGTAATGGGGTGTTTTATCGCTTGCTTTTAGGCAATGAAAATTTAAAACGCTTGGTGGTCATTGAGCCTGAAATAGAAATTATTTTCATTGTGTTGAATCTTTTGGATTTTTCCACTGAGATTTTAGAAAATCGTTTGATTTTATTGCATGCAAGTTTTTGCAATTACAACATGATCGCTTCATTGTTTGATATGGATAAAAAGTCTCGTTTATACGCAAGAATGTATGATTTAAAACTTTTTAACGCTTATTATGAACGATATTCTAGTCAAATGATAGAAATCAACCAGCATTTCACGCGCGCTTTAGAGCATGGCGCTATTAGCGTGGGCAATGACGCTAAAGACGCACTCATAGGCATCAAACAGCATGCCGCTAATTTGCCTGAAGTCATCAAAAGCCCTAGTTTAGTGGATTTTGTGAACGCTTTGAAAAACAGAGACACCGCTATTATTGTTTCAACCGGGCCCAGTTTGAACAAGCAGCTCCCCCTTTTAAAAGAAATCGCTCCTTACGCAACGCTTTTTTGCATAGACGCTTCTTTCCCTATTTTGGCTAAAGCCGGTATCAAGCCTGATATTGTGCTGTCTTTAGAAAGGGTGGATTTAACGGCGAAATTTTACGAAGAAACCCCCTTAGATTTTCAAGAAGGCGTTATTTTTGCTCTGACTTCCATTGTGCATAAACGATTGATTCAAGCGATTAAAAAGGGGGTTAAGCAATTCAGCTTCCGCCCCTTTGGTTATACCAACCTTTTTGATTTGCACCAGTATGGTTATGTGGGCATAGGCATGAGCGCAGCGAACATGGCGTATGAATTAGTGGTGCATTCTCGTTTCAAAAGGTGCGTGTTTATCGGGCAAGATTTGAGCTTTTCACAAAGCGGTAACAGCCACGCTAGTGGGGCGATTTATGGCGATAGAGAGATCAAGCCTAAAAAAGATAAAGACAAGATTTTTATAGAAAAATACGGAGGTAATGGGGAAGTAGAGACCACTTTAGTGTGGAAACTTTTCTTAGAATTTTTTGAAAAAGATATTTTCAACACGCCCTATAAACTAGAAGTCATTAACGCTACTGAAGGGGGGGCTAGGATTAAAGGGACTAAAGAAATGCCTTTTAAAGAAGTGTGCGAAAAAATAGATAAGTCCAAGCCAAAGCCTCCTATCAATCTTATTTATCCCACCCAATCAGAGCAAGATAAAAATTTAAAGATCGCCAAGCAAAAATGCGAAGAGATCATCAAATACGCCAATGAGAAAAAAACGCAAGTTGAAGAAGCGTTTTTAAAGGTGGCAGAATTTTTAGAAAAAGTGGAAAAGCTTCATGAAGAAAAAAAATTAGAAGAGTTGGATTTTGAAGAATTAGAAAATTTGAGCGCTGAAATTGATAATGTTAAAGAGCTTTTTGATGACAAGCGATTCAGTTCGTATTTTATGGATGCGATACAATCTTACATCTTCCACCAGGAATTGCATATCGCTGAAATCGTGTGTAAAAAAACGAGTAATGAAGACGGATTAAGGGCTAAGCAATTAGAATACATTTACGCGCACAAATACTGGCTTTTCAGTTTAGCGGGTGGGATGGATTGCGTGATAGAAGCGATCAAAATGGCTTTGAAAGAATGGTAA
- a CDS encoding S-ribosylhomocysteine lyase yields the protein MNVESFNLDHTKVKAPYVRVADRKKGANGDVIVKYDVRFKQPNQDHMDMPSLHSLEHLVAEIIRNHANYVVDWSPMGCQTGFYLTVLNHDNYTEILEVLEKTMQDVLKAKEVPASNEKQCGWAANHTLEGAKNLARAFLDKRAEWSEVGV from the coding sequence ATGAATGTAGAGAGTTTCAATTTGGATCACACCAAAGTCAAAGCCCCTTATGTGCGTGTCGCTGATCGCAAAAAGGGCGCTAATGGGGATGTGATTGTCAAATACGATGTGCGCTTCAAGCAACCCAACCAAGATCACATGGACATGCCTAGCCTACACTCTTTAGAGCATTTAGTCGCTGAAATTATCCGCAACCATGCCAATTATGTCGTGGATTGGTCGCCTATGGGTTGCCAAACGGGATTTTATCTCACGGTGTTAAACCATGACAATTACACAGAGATTTTAGAGGTTTTAGAAAAGACGATGCAAGACGTGCTAAAGGCTAAAGAAGTGCCTGCCAGCAATGAAAAGCAATGCGGTTGGGCGGCTAACCACACTTTAGAGGGTGCTAAGAATTTAGCGCGTGCTTTTTTAGACAAACGCGCTGAATGGTCTGAAGTGGGGGTTTAA
- a CDS encoding HrcA family transcriptional regulator, with amino-acid sequence MVIDEIFQIMMLRRIKVGSNLNKKESLLDAFVKTYLQILEPISSKRLKELANLKISCATIRNYFQILSKEGMLYQAHSSGARLPTFKAFENYWHKSLRFEVLKVNEKRLKSASENFGLFTLLKKPSLERLERVIECEKRFLILDFLAFSCTVGYSVKMEKFLLELVGRSVKEVRLIAASVNALSLAKQLERLEYSSAQMTRFNLMGLKTLLNSPLFFDILEGKVLERFKKGLHFIEPDCMLVTRPIEFQNKRMQLLCVGKLECDYEGFFQTISKEK; translated from the coding sequence ATGGTGATTGACGAGATTTTTCAAATAATGATGTTAAGAAGAATTAAAGTAGGTTCTAATTTGAATAAAAAAGAGAGTTTGTTAGATGCGTTTGTTAAAACCTATCTGCAGATTTTAGAACCCATTAGCTCTAAGCGCTTGAAAGAGTTGGCAAACTTGAAAATATCTTGCGCGACGATCAGGAATTATTTTCAAATCCTTTCTAAAGAAGGCATGCTTTATCAAGCCCATTCTAGCGGCGCTAGATTGCCCACTTTTAAGGCGTTTGAAAACTATTGGCACAAGTCGTTGCGCTTTGAAGTTTTAAAGGTGAATGAAAAACGCTTAAAAAGCGCGAGTGAAAATTTTGGGCTTTTTACGCTGTTAAAAAAACCCAGTTTGGAGCGTTTAGAAAGAGTCATTGAATGCGAAAAACGCTTTTTGATTTTGGATTTTTTGGCGTTTTCTTGCACGGTGGGTTACAGCGTTAAAATGGAGAAATTTTTATTAGAGCTTGTGGGCAGAAGCGTTAAAGAAGTGCGCTTAATCGCTGCTTCTGTCAATGCGTTGAGTTTAGCCAAGCAATTAGAGCGTTTGGAGTATTCCAGCGCACAAATGACACGCTTTAATCTGATGGGGTTAAAAACGCTTTTAAACAGCCCTTTATTTTTTGACATTTTAGAGGGTAAGGTTTTGGAGCGTTTCAAAAAAGGGTTGCATTTTATAGAGCCTGATTGCATGCTAGTAACACGCCCTATAGAATTTCAAAACAAACGAATGCAACTGCTTTGCGTGGGGAAACTAGAATGCGATTATGAAGGGTTTTTTCAAACCATTTCTAAGGAGAAATAA
- a CDS encoding cysteine synthase family protein: MMILTAMQDAIGRTPIFKFTNKDYPIPINSVIYAKLEHLNPGGSVKDRLGQYLIEEGFKTGKITSKTTIIEPTAGNTGIALALVAIKHHLKTIFVVPEKFSAEKQQIMRALGALVINTPTSEGISGAIKKSKELAESIPNSYLPLQFENPDNPAAYYHTLAPEIVQELGTNFTSFVAGIGSGGTFAGTARYLKERIPNIRLIGVEPEGSILNGGEPGPHEIEGIGVEFIPPFFANLDIDGFETISDEEGFSYTRKLAKKNGLLVGSSSGAAFAAALKEVQRLPEGSQVLTIFPDVADRYLSKGIYL; encoded by the coding sequence ATAATGATCCTTACCGCAATGCAAGACGCCATAGGCCGCACTCCCATTTTTAAATTCACTAACAAGGATTACCCCATTCCCATAAATTCCGTCATTTACGCCAAGCTAGAGCATCTAAACCCAGGAGGGAGCGTTAAAGATCGCTTAGGCCAATACCTTATAGAAGAAGGGTTTAAAACAGGCAAAATCACTTCTAAAACAACCATTATTGAGCCTACTGCAGGCAATACCGGCATCGCTCTAGCCTTAGTGGCGATCAAGCACCATCTCAAAACCATCTTTGTTGTCCCGGAAAAATTCAGCGCAGAAAAACAGCAAATCATGAGGGCTTTGGGGGCTTTAGTAATTAACACGCCTACTAGCGAGGGGATTTCTGGCGCCATTAAAAAAAGTAAAGAGTTAGCCGAAAGTATCCCTAATAGCTATTTGCCCTTGCAATTTGAAAACCCTGATAATCCCGCAGCCTACTACCACACCCTAGCCCCTGAGATTGTCCAAGAATTAGGCACAAATTTTACGAGCTTTGTAGCTGGGATAGGGAGTGGAGGCACTTTTGCAGGCACAGCTAGGTATTTGAAAGAACGCATTCCTAATATTCGCTTGATTGGGGTGGAGCCGGAGGGTTCTATTTTGAATGGGGGCGAGCCTGGGCCTCATGAGATTGAGGGCATTGGCGTGGAGTTTATCCCTCCTTTTTTTGCAAACTTGGATATTGATGGCTTTGAAACGATCTCAGATGAAGAGGGTTTTAGCTACACTAGGAAGTTAGCCAAGAAAAACGGCTTATTAGTGGGGAGCTCTAGCGGGGCAGCTTTTGCGGCAGCGCTGAAAGAAGTGCAACGCCTCCCCGAAGGCAGCCAGGTTTTAACCATTTTCCCGGATGTTGCCGATCGTTATCTTTCTAAAGGTATTTATTTATAA
- the dnaK gene encoding molecular chaperone DnaK yields the protein MGKVIGIDLGTTNSAMAVYEGNEAKIIANKEGKNTTPSVVAFTDKGEILVGESAKRQAVTNPEKTIYSIKRIMGLMFNEDKAKEAEKRLPYKIVDRNGACAIEISGKVYTPQEISAKILMKLKEDAESYLGESVTEAVITVPAYFNDSQRKATKEAGTIAGLNVLRIINEPTSAALAYGLDKKESEKIMVYDLGGGTFDVTVLETGDNVVEVLATGGDAFLGGDDFDNRVIDFLASEFKSETGIEIKNDVMALQRLKEAAENAKKELSSAMETEINLPFITADATGPKHLVKKLTRAKFESLTEDLVEETISKIENVIKDAGLTKNEISEVVMVGGSTRIPKVQERVKAFINKDLNKSVNPDEVVAVGASIQGGVLKGDVKDVLLLDVTPLSLGIETLGGVMTKVIDRGTTIPAKKSQVFSTAEDNQPAVSIMVLQGERELARDNKSLGKFDLQGIAPAPRGMPQIEVTFDIDANGILTVSAQDKNTGKSQEIKISGSSGLSDSEIEKMVKDAELHKEEDARKKEVIEARNHADSLAHQTQKSLDEHKTNLNENDANEIQNAINALKECVKNDNATKAELEDKTKALAQAAQKLGEAMANKNNAEQPKKKDDDVIDAEVE from the coding sequence ATGGGAAAAGTTATTGGAATTGATTTAGGGACAACCAACTCCGCAATGGCGGTTTATGAAGGCAATGAAGCAAAGATTATTGCTAATAAAGAGGGTAAAAACACCACTCCTTCTGTTGTAGCCTTTACGGATAAGGGCGAGATTTTAGTGGGCGAGAGTGCGAAAAGACAAGCGGTAACCAATCCAGAAAAAACCATTTATTCTATTAAAAGAATCATGGGCTTGATGTTTAATGAAGATAAGGCTAAAGAAGCCGAAAAACGCTTGCCTTATAAGATTGTGGATAGGAATGGGGCTTGTGCGATTGAGATTTCGGGTAAAGTTTATACCCCTCAAGAGATTTCAGCCAAAATTTTAATGAAGCTCAAAGAAGACGCTGAAAGTTATTTAGGCGAGAGCGTTACTGAAGCGGTTATCACGGTTCCGGCTTATTTTAACGACAGCCAAAGGAAAGCGACTAAAGAAGCCGGCACGATTGCAGGGCTTAATGTTTTAAGGATCATCAATGAGCCTACAAGCGCGGCGTTAGCTTATGGCTTGGATAAAAAAGAGAGCGAAAAAATCATGGTTTATGATTTGGGTGGGGGGACTTTTGATGTTACCGTTTTAGAAACAGGCGATAATGTTGTAGAAGTTTTAGCCACAGGGGGCGATGCGTTCTTAGGGGGCGATGATTTTGACAATCGTGTGATTGACTTCTTAGCGAGTGAGTTTAAAAGCGAAACGGGCATTGAGATTAAAAACGATGTGATGGCGTTGCAACGCTTGAAAGAAGCCGCTGAAAACGCTAAAAAAGAGTTGAGCTCTGCGATGGAAACTGAAATCAATTTGCCTTTTATCACCGCAGACGCTACCGGGCCTAAACACTTGGTGAAAAAACTCACTAGGGCTAAATTTGAAAGCCTGACAGAAGATCTAGTGGAAGAAACGATTTCTAAAATTGAAAACGTGATCAAAGACGCAGGGCTAACCAAAAATGAGATTTCAGAAGTGGTGATGGTGGGCGGCTCCACTCGTATCCCTAAAGTCCAAGAAAGGGTGAAAGCTTTTATCAACAAAGATTTGAATAAAAGCGTCAATCCTGATGAAGTCGTAGCGGTGGGCGCGAGCATTCAAGGGGGCGTGTTAAAAGGCGATGTGAAAGATGTGCTTTTATTAGATGTTACGCCTTTAAGCCTTGGGATTGAAACTTTAGGGGGCGTGATGACTAAAGTGATTGATAGAGGCACGACTATCCCGGCGAAAAAATCTCAAGTGTTCTCAACCGCTGAAGACAACCAGCCCGCTGTGTCCATTATGGTTTTACAGGGTGAAAGGGAATTGGCAAGGGATAATAAATCGTTGGGTAAATTTGATTTGCAAGGCATCGCGCCCGCTCCAAGAGGCATGCCGCAAATTGAAGTAACCTTTGATATTGACGCTAACGGGATTTTAACCGTGTCAGCGCAAGATAAAAATACCGGTAAAAGCCAAGAGATTAAAATTTCTGGCTCTAGCGGGTTGTCTGATAGCGAAATTGAAAAAATGGTTAAAGACGCTGAATTGCACAAAGAAGAAGACGCTAGGAAAAAAGAAGTGATTGAAGCGAGAAACCATGCCGATAGTTTGGCGCACCAAACCCAAAAGAGCCTTGATGAGCATAAAACGAATTTGAATGAAAACGACGCTAACGAGATCCAAAACGCCATTAACGCCCTTAAAGAGTGCGTCAAAAACGATAACGCTACTAAAGCTGAACTTGAAGACAAGACAAAAGCGTTAGCGCAAGCGGCTCAAAAATTAGGCGAAGCGATGGCGAATAAAAACAACGCCGAGCAACCCAAGAAAAAAGACGATGATGTGATTGATGCGGAAGTGGAGTAA
- a CDS encoding flagellin B: MSFRINTNIAALTSHAVGVQNNRDLSSSLEKLSSGLRINKAADDSSGMAIADSLRSQSANLGQAIRNANDAIGMVQTADKAMDEQIKILDTIKTKAVQAAQDGQTLESRRALQSDIQRLLEELDNIANTTSFNGQQMLSGSFSNKEFQIGAYSNTTVKASIGSTSSDKIGHVRMETSSFSGAGMLASAAAQNLTEVGLNFKQVNGVNDYKIETVRISTSAGTGIGALSEIINRFSNTLGVRASYNVMATGGTPVQSGTVRELTINGVEIGTVNDVHKNDADGRLTNAINSVKDRTGVEASLDIQGRINLHSIDGRAISVHAASASGQVFGGGNFAGISGTQHAVIGRLTLTRTDARDIIVSGVNFSHVGFHSAQGVAEYTVNLRAVRGIFDANVASAAGANANGAQAETNSQGIGAGVTSLKGAMIVMDMADSARTQLDKIRSDMGSVQMELVTTINNISVTQVNVKAAESQIRDVDFAEESANFSKYNILAQSGSFAMAQANAVQQNVLRLLQ, translated from the coding sequence ATGAGTTTTAGGATAAATACCAATATCGCCGCTTTAACTTCTCATGCGGTAGGGGTTCAAAACAACAGAGACCTTTCAAGCTCGCTTGAAAAGTTAAGCTCAGGGCTTAGGATCAATAAAGCCGCTGACGATTCTAGTGGGATGGCGATCGCTGATAGCTTAAGGAGTCAAAGCGCGAATTTGGGTCAAGCGATCCGCAACGCTAATGACGCTATTGGTATGGTTCAAACCGCTGATAAAGCGATGGATGAGCAAATCAAAATCTTAGACACCATTAAAACCAAAGCCGTTCAAGCCGCTCAAGATGGGCAAACTTTAGAAAGCCGAAGAGCGCTCCAGAGCGATATTCAAAGGTTGTTAGAAGAACTGGACAATATCGCTAACACCACAAGCTTTAACGGCCAACAAATGCTTTCAGGAAGTTTTTCTAACAAAGAATTTCAAATTGGCGCGTATTCTAACACCACGGTTAAAGCGTCTATTGGCTCAACAAGCTCAGATAAGATTGGGCATGTACGCATGGAAACCTCTTCTTTTAGCGGTGCAGGCATGCTCGCTAGTGCGGCGGCGCAAAACTTGACTGAAGTGGGATTGAATTTCAAACAAGTCAATGGCGTGAATGATTATAAGATTGAAACCGTGCGTATTTCTACAAGCGCTGGCACAGGGATTGGGGCGTTAAGCGAAATCATCAATCGTTTTTCTAACACTTTAGGCGTTAGGGCGTCTTATAACGTCATGGCTACCGGCGGCACTCCCGTGCAATCAGGAACTGTTAGGGAGCTTACCATTAATGGCGTAGAAATTGGGACCGTGAATGATGTGCATAAAAACGACGCTGATGGGAGGTTGACTAACGCCATTAACTCCGTCAAAGACAGGACCGGCGTGGAAGCGAGCTTGGATATTCAAGGGCGCATTAATTTGCACTCCATTGATGGGCGTGCGATTTCAGTGCATGCGGCGAGCGCGAGCGGTCAGGTTTTTGGGGGAGGGAATTTTGCAGGGATTTCTGGGACACAGCATGCGGTGATTGGGCGCTTAACCTTAACTAGAACCGACGCCAGAGATATCATTGTGAGCGGTGTGAACTTTAGCCATGTGGGCTTTCATTCCGCTCAAGGGGTGGCAGAATACACCGTGAATTTGAGAGCGGTTAGGGGTATTTTTGATGCGAATGTGGCTTCAGCAGCTGGAGCGAACGCTAATGGTGCACAAGCAGAGACCAATTCTCAAGGTATAGGGGCTGGGGTAACAAGCCTTAAAGGGGCGATGATTGTGATGGATATGGCGGATTCTGCACGCACACAATTAGACAAGATCCGCTCGGATATGGGTTCGGTGCAAATGGAATTGGTTACCACCATTAATAATATTTCTGTAACCCAAGTGAATGTTAAAGCGGCTGAATCTCAAATCAGAGATGTGGATTTTGCTGAAGAGAGCGCGAACTTTTCTAAATACAATATTTTGGCACAAAGCGGGAGTTTTGCTATGGCGCAAGCGAATGCGGTGCAACAAAATGTCTTAAGGCTTTTACAATAA
- the grpE gene encoding nucleotide exchange factor GrpE: MKDEHNQEHDHLSQEELESCEKACACKEQQGEEMQEASKKECEIKEDFELKYQEMHEKYLRVHADFENVKKRLERDKSMALEYAYEKIALDLLPVIDALLGAHRSAAEVDKESALTKGLELTMEKLHEVLARHGIEGIECLEEFDPNFHNAIMQVKSEEKENGKIVQVLQQGYKYKGRVLRPAMVSIAKND; encoded by the coding sequence ATGAAAGATGAACACAACCAAGAACACGATCATTTAAGCCAAGAAGAGCTAGAATCTTGCGAAAAGGCTTGCGCTTGCAAAGAACAACAAGGTGAAGAAATGCAAGAAGCGAGCAAAAAAGAATGCGAGATTAAGGAAGATTTTGAGCTTAAATACCAAGAAATGCACGAAAAATACTTAAGAGTGCATGCGGATTTTGAAAATGTGAAAAAGCGCTTAGAAAGAGATAAGAGCATGGCGTTAGAGTATGCGTATGAAAAAATCGCATTGGATCTATTGCCAGTGATTGATGCGCTTCTTGGGGCTCATAGAAGTGCAGCTGAAGTGGATAAAGAGAGCGCTTTAACCAAGGGCTTGGAGCTTACGATGGAAAAGTTGCATGAAGTTTTGGCAAGGCATGGCATTGAGGGGATTGAATGCTTAGAAGAATTTGATCCCAATTTCCACAATGCGATCATGCAAGTCAAAAGCGAAGAAAAAGAAAACGGGAAAATCGTGCAAGTTTTGCAACAAGGCTACAAGTATAAGGGTAGGGTTTTGAGGCCGGCAATGGTGAGTATTGCTAAAAACGATTAA